The Aquisalimonas asiatica nucleotide sequence AAATGTGGTTTGCACCCGAGCTGGAGTACATCCCGCTGGTGGTGAAGCAGAAACGCCGGGGTGGGGACAGCTATACCGCGACGCTCACCGAGATTCGCGAGCAGCCCCGGATCCATCGCCCCGATCAGTGAGAGCCGCCGCTCAGTCGATGTCGCCCTCGCTACCACGGTATTCGACGCGCCAGATCGTCCCCTCCTGGCTGTCGGACACGAACAGGCTGCCCTCGGGTCCCTGAGCCAGGCTCAGCAGGCGCTGCGGGGCGGTTGCGTCCCCGTCGGCAAAGCCGTCCGCGAAACGTTTCTGACCCCCGGACGGATGGCCGTTCTCGTCCAGCGGCACCAGATCGACCCGCGCCTGCGCGCCGTCATCGCCGGCGCCGTTGAAGGCGATGAACGCGGCCCGCCGATACGCCTCCGGGAACTGGTGACCGCCGTAGAACAGCAGCGCGGTTGGCTCCGTCCCGCCTGACAACGGGTGCAGCGGTCGCTGGAACGGGGCGCAACCGCTATCGCTGACGCCGTCGCCGCCGTAGGCAACAGTCTGCAGGTGGCGGTCCAGTGCCGTGCTGAATGTGCAGTACGGCCAGCCGAAATCGCTACTCTCCGGCACACGGAGCAAGTCGCTCGCCGTGGCGCCCTGGCTGTCGCTCGCCGGCGGTACCGCGTCGACGGTGTACAGGTGCTCGTCCCGGGGGTTCCAGTGCATGGCCGTGGCATCCCGGATCCCGGCGGCAAACCGGGTCTCCCGGCTTTGGCTCTGACCGGTCTCGCGAGCCTCGAAACGCCATATGCCGCCAGCGCGCTCCCGCTCCTCGCAGGGGTCCTGGCCCGCGGCGTCGTTGTCGCCCGACTCGCAGTACCGCGTCTGTGCCGCGACGCCGACGTAGAGCGCATCGTCGCGGATCAGGAGCGCCCGGGGTGTCGGGCTGTCCGGCAGATCGTGAGCGATGACCCGCGGCGTGTCACCGGGGCCGAGGCGGTCGGGGTGCAGCGGCGAGCTGAGAATCCGCTGGCGCTCGCTGACGTACAGGCGGTCGTCCTGCAGGGCAAGCCCGGTGGCGCCCCGCTCGCCGAACGTGACGTGTTCATCCAGCAGGCCGTCGTCGGTGGTGTCACGGAGGCCGACAATGCCGCCGTGCCGGTCTTCGGTATCCCGAACTGCCACGTAGATGTCGCCGTCGCCGGTGATCGCCATCTGCCCGAGCGGCCCCAGGTCCGTTGCCACTTCCTGGGCGCAGAATCCGTCCGGGAGTGACAGCTCCCCGTCATCCTTGCATGCCCCGCGCTCATCCGCCGTGGCCGCGGACAGCGCCAGGCACGCCAGCGCAATGGACACCGTCCCGAGTGTTCGTGTCATTTCCCCTCCCGCAGCGCGCCCCGCCGGCACCGGTGTTGTCCCGGTGTCCTCCGCTCAGGCGGCAAAGCGGTGGACGCGTTCGTTGCCGTGCCCCGTCCGGGCGGCGATGGACAGGGCGTACTCACTGCGGCCCGGAGTCAGGACGCCGTAACAGGCGCCCGTATCAAGACAGACGTGCGACCGCCGCCGTCTGACCTTCGGCTCCGGGGTGTGGCCGCAATAGGTTGTTGAAAGTCCGCGCTGGGTGCGTGGTAAACGCGGTGCCCGGCCGGACATGAGCGCTCGCGCCCAGAGCAGCGGTTCCGGTGTTGCCCCGGGGAGCCCCGAGTCGATCTCGGCGTTGGTCACCACCGGCGCATCCGGCCCCGCAGGCAGCTCCGCATGCACCAGATGATAGCGCTCCGGGCCGTCGCCGACGACCAGCAGGTGGGGGAGAGCGGCGGCAAGCTCGAGGCGTCGCGCCAGCGT carries:
- a CDS encoding metallophosphoesterase; translated protein: MPAMPGTSLHPHGDDGIRIHHLPANTVGRDLIVGDLHGCRSLLDQALDALQFDPVADRLLSVGDLVDRGPESQACLALLEEPWFHAVAGNHEAMLVARVRSGDRDIGARDLHQLNGGNWFRGPRHVAADGTLARRLELAAALPHLLVVGDGPERYHLVHAELPAGPDAPVVTNAEIDSGLPGATPEPLLWARALMSGRAPRLPRTQRGLSTTYCGHTPEPKVRRRRSHVCLDTGACYGVLTPGRSEYALSIAARTGHGNERVHRFAA
- a CDS encoding PQQ-dependent sugar dehydrogenase; translated protein: MTRTLGTVSIALACLALSAATADERGACKDDGELSLPDGFCAQEVATDLGPLGQMAITGDGDIYVAVRDTEDRHGGIVGLRDTTDDGLLDEHVTFGERGATGLALQDDRLYVSERQRILSSPLHPDRLGPGDTPRVIAHDLPDSPTPRALLIRDDALYVGVAAQTRYCESGDNDAAGQDPCEERERAGGIWRFEARETGQSQSRETRFAAGIRDATAMHWNPRDEHLYTVDAVPPASDSQGATASDLLRVPESSDFGWPYCTFSTALDRHLQTVAYGGDGVSDSGCAPFQRPLHPLSGGTEPTALLFYGGHQFPEAYRRAAFIAFNGAGDDGAQARVDLVPLDENGHPSGGQKRFADGFADGDATAPQRLLSLAQGPEGSLFVSDSQEGTIWRVEYRGSEGDID